A single genomic interval of uncultured Sunxiuqinia sp. harbors:
- a CDS encoding FKBP-type peptidyl-prolyl cis-trans isomerase has translation MSEKKFNGELEEFSYALGLSVSSNLIQSGVKTIDPSNFMLALEDIFTGKEPKLTPDQANKILQEFMEQQQGSQGKENLEEGLKFLSENREKEGVIETASGLQYTILEEGDGEKPSPADQVKCHYHGTLIDGSVFDSSVQRGEPATFPVNGVIPGWVEALQMMTTGSKWRLFVPSDLAYGERGAGGAIGPNSTLIFEVELLEIV, from the coding sequence ATGTCAGAAAAGAAATTTAATGGAGAGTTGGAAGAATTTAGTTACGCATTAGGATTAAGTGTTTCCAGCAACCTCATTCAATCAGGAGTAAAAACAATTGATCCAAGCAACTTCATGCTGGCTCTCGAAGATATTTTCACAGGCAAAGAGCCAAAATTAACGCCCGATCAGGCGAACAAAATCTTGCAGGAGTTCATGGAACAACAGCAAGGTAGCCAAGGAAAAGAAAACCTTGAAGAAGGATTGAAATTTTTGTCCGAGAATCGTGAAAAAGAAGGTGTAATAGAAACAGCCAGTGGATTGCAGTACACGATACTAGAAGAAGGAGATGGCGAAAAACCAAGTCCTGCCGATCAGGTAAAATGCCATTACCATGGTACGCTGATCGATGGATCTGTTTTCGACAGCTCGGTACAGCGCGGCGAACCAGCAACATTTCCTGTAAACGGCGTTATTCCAGGTTGGGTTGAAGCACTTCAAATGATGACGACCGGATCAAAATGGCGTCTGTTTGTGCCTTCAGATTTAGCTTACGGTGAGCGTGGAGCTGGTGGTGCTATTGGACCAAACTCAACACTCATCTTCGAAGTTGAATTACTGGAAATTGTCTAA
- the mnmD gene encoding tRNA (5-methylaminomethyl-2-thiouridine)(34)-methyltransferase MnmD encodes MKRTIQLTEDGSHTIYIHEMDEHFHSVHGAIQESMHVFIENGLKACTKSHLTLLEIGFGTGLNALLSFLNRGEKVINYYSLEKFPLPEEEYSQLNYAENHLPDIQKIFLQMHQCEWEKPHELAQNFSLTKINGDLKKIDFSNLPTFDLVYFDAFAPNKQPDLWTDAIFEKISAHCHLGGIFITYCAKGDVRRSLQKQGFAMQRLAGPPGKKHILYGEKGS; translated from the coding sequence ATGAAACGAACCATCCAACTCACTGAAGACGGATCGCATACAATATATATTCATGAAATGGATGAGCACTTTCATTCTGTACACGGAGCCATACAGGAAAGCATGCATGTATTTATTGAAAATGGTCTGAAAGCTTGCACTAAATCGCATTTAACCCTATTAGAAATTGGATTTGGCACCGGACTTAATGCCCTACTCAGTTTTCTCAACCGAGGCGAAAAAGTAATTAACTACTATTCGCTGGAAAAGTTTCCTCTCCCAGAAGAAGAATACAGCCAACTAAATTATGCTGAAAATCATTTGCCTGACATCCAAAAGATATTCCTTCAAATGCACCAGTGCGAATGGGAAAAACCACATGAATTAGCCCAAAACTTCAGTCTGACAAAAATAAATGGCGACTTAAAAAAAATCGATTTTTCGAACCTCCCCACATTCGACTTAGTTTACTTTGATGCCTTTGCCCCAAACAAGCAACCCGACTTATGGACTGATGCCATTTTTGAGAAAATTAGTGCCCACTGCCATCTCGGTGGAATATTCATAACTTACTGTGCCAAAGGAGATGTCAGACGTTCGCTACAAAAACAAGGCTTCGCAATGCAGCGATTGGCAGGACCTCCGGGGAAGAAACATATCCTGTACGGAGAGAAAGGCAGTTGA
- a CDS encoding L-threonylcarbamoyladenylate synthase translates to MLIKLYEENPNQREIEKVLAVLRGGGIIIYPTDTVYGMGCDITNAKAVEKVAQYKNVKIEKSNMSFICSDLRHLSDYAKPISNSVFKLLKRNLPGPFTFILEANSNVPKYFKGKKKTVGIRVPNHNIILEIVRQLGNPILSTSVHDEDEVLEYTTDPELIHEKFDGFVDLVIDGGFGDNNPSTVIDCTADMPVIIRQGKGIVEE, encoded by the coding sequence ATGCTAATAAAGTTATACGAAGAAAATCCCAACCAACGTGAAATTGAAAAAGTGTTGGCAGTACTCCGGGGTGGGGGCATCATTATTTATCCGACCGATACGGTTTATGGAATGGGCTGCGACATAACCAATGCGAAAGCAGTTGAGAAAGTTGCACAGTACAAAAATGTGAAGATTGAAAAGTCAAACATGTCCTTTATTTGCAGTGATCTACGTCATTTGTCTGATTATGCAAAACCAATTTCGAATTCCGTATTTAAACTATTGAAACGCAATTTGCCGGGGCCTTTTACCTTTATTTTGGAAGCGAATTCAAATGTTCCGAAGTACTTTAAAGGGAAAAAGAAAACGGTTGGTATTCGGGTTCCGAATCACAATATTATCCTCGAAATTGTTCGTCAACTGGGCAATCCCATCCTTTCAACTTCAGTTCACGATGAGGATGAAGTGTTGGAATACACAACTGATCCGGAGCTGATTCATGAAAAGTTTGATGGGTTTGTAGACTTGGTGATTGACGGTGGTTTTGGAGATAATAATCCATCAACGGTTATTGATTGTACCGCTGATATGCCCGTAATTATCCGACAAGGTAAAGGAATTGTTGAAGAATAG
- a CDS encoding potassium transporter TrkG yields MLNVKIIFRILGFLLVVEGVSMLLAMGVSAIYGDAGLLPLLYSSLISMGIGALTLLATNEADKKIGKHEGFIIVSLVWVIFSFFGSFPYLISHSIPSLTDAFFETMSGFTTTGSSILNDIESLPNGILFWRSMTQWLGGMGIIVLSLAILPVFGIGGMQLFAAEVPGPTPDKISPRIQQTAKSLWIIYLGFTVIETILLWIGGMTFFDAVNHSFTTMATGGYSTKQASVAYWSSPFIQYVITLFMFLAGMNFTLSYLAIHGKFDKVFKNEEFKYYLLFVVGFTAIIFSGLLITTQMDFELAFRDSLFQVVSIITTTGYATADYLTWTPFLTIITFSLFFFGGSAGSTGGGIKIMRVVLLMKNSYYELRRLLHPNAVIPVRFNKRAVSEQIITNVLAFFMIYFIIFFISTILFTLIEPDMESAMGAVATSLGNIGPGLGNVGPAENFHHVHPAGKWFLSFLMLLGRLELFTVLVLFSPAFWKK; encoded by the coding sequence ATGCTCAACGTTAAGATAATCTTCAGGATACTAGGCTTTTTATTAGTTGTTGAAGGCGTTTCGATGCTCTTAGCAATGGGCGTTTCGGCAATATATGGAGATGCAGGACTATTACCCTTACTTTATTCTTCATTAATCAGCATGGGAATTGGTGCGCTGACTCTTTTAGCAACCAATGAAGCTGACAAGAAAATTGGGAAACACGAAGGTTTTATTATTGTTAGTCTTGTTTGGGTTATTTTTTCATTTTTTGGAAGCTTTCCGTATTTAATTAGTCATTCCATTCCTTCGCTGACCGATGCTTTTTTTGAAACCATGTCTGGCTTCACCACAACCGGTTCCTCTATCTTAAATGATATTGAATCACTTCCCAATGGTATTCTATTTTGGCGAAGCATGACCCAATGGCTCGGTGGTATGGGAATCATTGTTCTGTCGTTAGCCATTCTGCCGGTGTTTGGAATTGGAGGAATGCAGCTGTTTGCCGCCGAAGTTCCCGGCCCAACACCCGACAAAATTAGTCCCAGAATCCAGCAAACCGCGAAAAGTCTTTGGATAATTTATCTCGGATTCACGGTAATTGAAACCATTTTACTTTGGATTGGAGGCATGACTTTTTTTGATGCTGTCAACCACTCATTTACCACCATGGCCACCGGAGGTTATTCTACCAAACAAGCCTCTGTTGCATACTGGTCATCACCTTTTATTCAGTATGTTATCACACTATTCATGTTCCTTGCAGGAATGAATTTTACACTTTCGTACCTTGCTATTCATGGAAAGTTTGACAAAGTTTTCAAGAACGAAGAATTCAAATATTATCTGTTATTTGTTGTTGGTTTTACAGCCATCATTTTCAGTGGTTTGCTTATTACAACACAAATGGATTTTGAGCTGGCATTTCGGGACTCGCTGTTTCAGGTTGTTTCTATTATCACGACAACCGGATATGCCACTGCCGACTACCTTACCTGGACACCTTTTTTGACAATCATCACTTTTTCACTTTTCTTTTTCGGAGGGAGCGCCGGATCAACTGGTGGAGGAATAAAAATTATGCGCGTGGTTTTGTTGATGAAAAACAGCTATTACGAACTTCGCCGACTTCTGCACCCCAATGCTGTTATTCCGGTGCGCTTCAACAAAAGGGCTGTTTCCGAACAAATTATTACCAACGTGCTTGCTTTTTTTATGATTTATTTCATCATCTTCTTTATCAGCACAATTCTGTTTACTCTTATTGAACCTGACATGGAATCAGCGATGGGAGCAGTTGCAACATCGCTCGGAAATATAGGACCAGGACTCGGAAATGTTGGTCCTGCCGAAAATTTCCATCATGTGCATCCGGCAGGAAAATGGTTTTTATCGTTTTTGATGTTATTAGGACGACTGGAACTGTTTACTGTGCTTGTACTTTTCTCTCCTGCTTTTTGGAAAAAATAA
- the trkA gene encoding Trk system potassium transporter TrkA, with product MKIVIVGAGEVGTHLAKMLSKENHDIVLMDEDADKLHHISSQVDLLTLTGYANSFRDLKETGLSKADLFIAVTPYEERNIFACVQAKDMGVQRTVARINQGEYLTEKYKEKLKKLGVDELIYPESLAAKEIATSVKQVGTRQLIEFSQGKLILMGIKIRENAPILHKSLEEISYINSDVRAVAINRDSETIIPYGKNTIHNGDIVFFITTRANQNRVFELAGKEIFPVRNIMILGGSRIAQKTVERLGDSYNIKIIESNKVRSQKVADRFENVLVIQGDGRNMDLLKEERIERMDAFIAVTGNSETNILSCHLAKILGIKRTVAEVENIDFMGIAESMDIGSIINKKLIAASYIYKYTLGAEVAQAKCLTASDAEVFEFIAKEGSKITELPIKDLGFPDDAKIGGYVRGSKGFVAKGDTHIQENDKVVVFALPSAIKKLDKYFK from the coding sequence ATGAAGATTGTTATTGTAGGTGCCGGTGAAGTAGGAACTCACCTTGCCAAGATGCTTAGCAAGGAGAATCACGACATTGTATTAATGGATGAAGATGCTGATAAACTGCATCATATTTCCAGTCAAGTGGATCTGCTCACCTTAACAGGCTACGCTAATTCCTTTCGTGATTTGAAAGAAACAGGACTTTCGAAGGCGGACTTATTTATTGCTGTAACCCCCTATGAAGAGCGCAATATTTTCGCCTGTGTACAGGCAAAAGACATGGGAGTTCAACGAACCGTTGCTCGTATTAATCAAGGTGAATATTTAACCGAAAAGTATAAGGAGAAGCTCAAAAAGCTTGGAGTTGATGAGTTGATTTATCCGGAAAGCCTTGCAGCAAAAGAAATTGCGACATCCGTTAAACAAGTAGGAACTCGTCAGCTAATCGAATTCTCACAAGGGAAGTTGATCCTGATGGGGATCAAAATCCGGGAAAATGCGCCAATTCTGCATAAATCGCTTGAGGAGATTTCATACATTAACTCAGATGTCCGTGCGGTAGCCATTAACCGCGATAGTGAAACCATTATTCCATACGGAAAAAATACGATTCACAATGGTGACATTGTTTTCTTTATAACCACCAGAGCAAATCAAAATCGTGTTTTCGAACTTGCCGGGAAAGAAATTTTTCCCGTTCGAAATATCATGATACTCGGAGGTAGCCGAATTGCCCAAAAAACAGTAGAGCGCCTAGGCGACAGTTATAATATCAAGATCATAGAAAGCAACAAAGTCAGGAGCCAGAAGGTGGCCGACCGATTTGAAAACGTCTTGGTTATTCAAGGAGATGGACGAAACATGGATCTACTTAAGGAAGAACGGATTGAACGAATGGATGCTTTTATTGCGGTAACCGGAAACTCTGAAACCAATATTTTATCCTGCCATCTGGCAAAAATACTCGGAATCAAAAGAACGGTAGCAGAAGTCGAAAACATTGATTTCATGGGAATTGCCGAGAGCATGGATATTGGTAGCATCATTAATAAAAAGCTAATTGCCGCAAGCTATATTTACAAATATACATTGGGAGCAGAAGTGGCACAAGCCAAATGTTTGACGGCATCTGATGCTGAAGTTTTTGAATTTATCGCTAAAGAAGGATCTAAAATTACAGAGTTGCCTATAAAAGATCTGGGTTTCCCTGATGATGCAAAAATTGGAGGTTATGTTCGTGGTTCAAAAGGCTTTGTAGCCAAAGGTGATACACATATTCAGGAAAATGACAAAGTCGTCGTATTTGCCCTGCCATCAGCAATAAAAAAGCTCGACAAATATTTCAAATAA
- a CDS encoding ComEC/Rec2 family competence protein: MSFFKNNPFTKILSFWIVGLMLGFYAPQAKFLLLIVGITLAVLVLAKLKTKPYPFDSYLSAFYASCFALLAFISAGRPSIPDRNEKQHFIATVLEYPTEKTNSYQSIIQINQADSSYYENQKIIVYLKKDTSVLQLKPGDQLVAQARIQRIQNSNDLFAFDYQAFMANREVYYSAYLPTKDYQRITEKASSIPFAAEKFRFRLINQLKKHITNDEQRQVISALTLGYRKELSPETRSYFASTGAMHVLAVSGLHVGMIYLFLTYALGFLKRTQLGRMTFVIIIALLLWSYALITGFSPSVQRATVMFSFILVANSLRRPASIYNSIAASAFLLLLINPNLIFEVGFQLSYAAVTSIVFFFPKIESLWSPQNNVLNWFWQLFCVSIAAQIGTFALSVYYFHQFPLFFWLSNFIVIPAAYVILASTVLFFLISPVNWLVAVLAKVLSSVTFLTLFLLKKIDQIPNSLIENIGISAFQLAVLLTCLIASMFFIKLKRKEFLFLAVSLFLFFQIASFSQKMALFNQTKCIFYNSAQCLHLINGRKNYLIYAEKDEEEYRSIPHALRKLQLDSPTAIQLDTCQNFSTSDLLIDKRTVLFVDQTFQYKKRKEKRQQTDLKNQEKEDQQYYFSDLAFKTTIDSALEKGKILDFNNLSVPETFIADF, from the coding sequence GTGAGCTTTTTCAAAAATAACCCCTTTACAAAAATTTTAAGTTTTTGGATCGTTGGTTTGATGCTGGGCTTTTATGCTCCTCAAGCTAAGTTTTTACTATTGATTGTCGGCATCACTTTAGCGGTACTCGTTTTAGCTAAATTAAAAACCAAACCGTACCCGTTTGACAGCTACTTGTCAGCCTTTTATGCCAGCTGCTTCGCTTTGCTGGCCTTTATATCAGCCGGTCGCCCATCAATTCCAGACCGAAATGAAAAGCAGCATTTTATAGCCACGGTATTGGAATATCCAACCGAAAAGACCAACTCTTACCAAAGTATAATTCAAATTAATCAGGCCGACTCATCGTATTACGAAAACCAAAAAATAATTGTCTATCTAAAAAAAGACACGTCAGTACTTCAATTAAAGCCGGGCGACCAGTTGGTTGCTCAAGCCCGAATACAACGCATACAAAACTCAAACGACCTTTTTGCTTTCGACTATCAGGCATTTATGGCCAATCGAGAAGTTTATTACAGCGCCTATTTGCCAACGAAAGATTATCAACGAATAACCGAAAAAGCCTCCAGCATTCCATTTGCAGCTGAAAAGTTTAGGTTTCGCTTAATCAATCAACTCAAAAAACACATTACAAATGATGAACAACGACAGGTCATTTCGGCATTAACGCTGGGCTACCGAAAAGAGCTGTCGCCCGAAACCCGCTCCTACTTTGCCTCAACCGGAGCTATGCATGTTTTGGCCGTCTCCGGCTTACACGTGGGAATGATCTACTTGTTTCTCACCTATGCGCTTGGTTTTCTCAAACGAACTCAGCTGGGACGAATGACCTTTGTAATTATCATCGCCCTACTCTTGTGGAGCTATGCACTAATTACCGGCTTTTCGCCATCGGTGCAACGAGCAACGGTCATGTTCTCGTTTATTCTTGTCGCCAACAGCCTTCGCCGACCGGCATCAATTTATAATTCAATCGCTGCTTCGGCATTCTTACTTTTACTAATCAACCCCAATTTAATTTTTGAGGTGGGCTTTCAACTTTCCTATGCGGCCGTTACCAGTATCGTTTTCTTCTTCCCAAAAATAGAATCATTGTGGTCGCCCCAAAACAACGTACTTAATTGGTTTTGGCAACTTTTCTGTGTTTCGATAGCAGCGCAAATTGGCACCTTCGCTTTAAGTGTTTACTATTTTCACCAGTTTCCCCTTTTCTTTTGGCTCAGTAATTTTATTGTGATACCCGCAGCGTACGTTATTTTAGCCAGCACAGTCTTATTCTTCCTCATTTCTCCGGTAAACTGGCTGGTGGCAGTCCTTGCAAAGGTGCTGTCATCAGTAACTTTCCTGACCCTATTTCTGCTCAAAAAAATTGACCAAATTCCAAATTCCCTGATTGAAAACATTGGTATTTCAGCATTCCAATTAGCTGTTTTGCTGACCTGTTTAATCGCTAGCATGTTTTTCATTAAACTAAAACGGAAAGAATTTCTGTTTCTGGCAGTATCCCTTTTTCTGTTCTTTCAAATTGCATCTTTCAGCCAGAAAATGGCGTTGTTTAATCAAACAAAATGCATCTTTTATAATTCGGCTCAGTGTCTGCATTTAATCAATGGTCGCAAAAACTACCTGATTTATGCTGAAAAGGATGAGGAAGAATACCGATCGATTCCACATGCTCTACGAAAACTTCAATTGGATTCTCCAACTGCAATTCAACTCGATACATGTCAGAATTTTTCGACCTCCGATTTACTCATTGACAAACGGACAGTTCTGTTTGTTGATCAAACCTTTCAATACAAAAAACGTAAAGAAAAGCGACAACAGACGGATCTGAAAAATCAAGAAAAAGAAGATCAACAGTACTATTTTTCGGATCTAGCTTTTAAAACAACAATTGATTCGGCGTTGGAGAAAGGTAAGATTTTAGATTTTAATAACTTATCAGTTCCCGAAACATTTATTGCTGACTTTTAA
- the def gene encoding peptide deformylase, producing MIYPITVYGDPLLRKVAQPIDENFEGLKELVENMFETMYRSEGVGLAAPQVGKSLRLFVVDASTAADEEPELEGFKKAFINPEILEKTGDEWVMNEGCLSLPEIREDISRPERIKIKYLDENRVEHIEEYRGFAARVIQHEYDHLDGVLLVDYLNPLKKRLLKSKLTAISKGKVRTSYRIVLPGKKVGS from the coding sequence ATGATATATCCGATAACTGTATATGGAGATCCGCTTTTGCGGAAGGTAGCTCAACCAATTGATGAGAATTTTGAAGGATTGAAAGAACTGGTTGAAAACATGTTTGAAACCATGTACCGTTCCGAAGGTGTTGGATTAGCCGCTCCCCAGGTTGGTAAATCGTTACGACTATTTGTTGTTGATGCCTCAACAGCAGCTGATGAAGAGCCGGAATTGGAAGGGTTCAAAAAAGCCTTTATTAACCCTGAGATACTAGAAAAAACCGGCGATGAATGGGTCATGAACGAAGGTTGTTTAAGTCTACCCGAGATCCGCGAAGACATTAGTCGCCCGGAACGTATTAAAATTAAGTACCTTGATGAAAACCGGGTGGAGCATATTGAAGAGTACAGAGGTTTTGCAGCCCGTGTTATCCAACACGAGTACGACCACCTGGATGGAGTTTTGCTGGTTGACTACCTCAACCCACTGAAAAAACGCTTGCTAAAAAGCAAACTAACCGCTATTTCGAAAGGAAAAGTACGAACTTCATACCGCATTGTTTTACCTGGCAAAAAAGTAGGTTCGTGA
- the ruvX gene encoding Holliday junction resolvase RuvX: MGRILAIDYGRKRVGLAVTDPMQLIASKLTTVRSHDIFDFLKDYFQKEQVEKVIIGYPLQMNNEPSEAVLYINPFLKRFQKLYPDMPIEQVDERFTSKMAFQTMIDAGLKKKDRQNKGTIDAVSATIILQSYMEQQKYRS, translated from the coding sequence ATGGGTAGAATACTGGCAATCGATTATGGCCGAAAGCGCGTTGGTTTGGCTGTTACCGATCCGATGCAACTGATTGCATCGAAGTTAACAACGGTTCGCAGCCATGACATCTTCGACTTCCTGAAAGACTATTTTCAGAAAGAGCAAGTCGAGAAAGTCATTATTGGTTACCCACTTCAGATGAACAATGAGCCCTCTGAAGCCGTTTTGTATATCAATCCGTTTTTAAAGCGGTTTCAAAAGCTTTATCCCGACATGCCTATCGAGCAGGTTGATGAGCGCTTTACATCAAAAATGGCATTTCAAACCATGATTGATGCGGGATTAAAAAAGAAAGACAGACAAAATAAAGGAACGATTGATGCGGTAAGTGCAACAATTATTCTTCAATCGTACATGGAACAACAAAAATATAGATCATGA
- a CDS encoding OsmC family protein, with product MITIKTTYLGDLSTENIHVQSGAKIITDAPCDNRGKGQSFSPTDLLATSLGNCIMTIMGINAMDNGIDIVGTQLEITKIMASDPRRVAEVVVEFFFPKKNYTDEEKQLIESVAGKSPVPLSLHSDLIQTIKFNW from the coding sequence ATGATTACAATAAAGACCACTTACCTTGGCGATTTGAGCACGGAGAATATTCATGTGCAATCGGGCGCAAAGATTATCACCGACGCACCTTGTGATAACCGCGGAAAGGGGCAGTCGTTTTCACCAACAGATTTATTGGCGACATCGCTCGGGAATTGCATCATGACGATTATGGGCATTAATGCGATGGATAATGGAATTGATATTGTGGGAACACAGCTTGAAATTACGAAGATCATGGCTAGTGATCCTCGTCGCGTAGCAGAGGTTGTTGTTGAGTTTTTCTTTCCGAAGAAGAATTATACTGATGAAGAAAAGCAGCTGATTGAAAGCGTGGCCGGTAAAAGCCCGGTTCCGTTAAGTTTGCACTCCGATTTGATACAAACAATCAAGTTTAATTGGTAA
- the serB gene encoding phosphoserine phosphatase SerB: MQKGREIILLNISGADKAGLTVSLTEILAQYEVNILDIGQAVIHEHLGLGILFELSAKADSSPILKDLLFKAHELGLKVKFTPITEARYDEWVTHQGKERFIVTLLARKLTALQLAKVTSAISKQGLNIDIISRLSGRIPLNDDKGNVKSVVEFSVRGTPHDKELLKRTFIEISTETGVDIAFQVDNMYRRNRRLVCFDMDSTIIQAEVIDELARKAGVYAEVSAITESAMRGELDFKESFEKRIGLLKGLDVSVMSEIAEQLPLTEGAERLFRTLKKFGYKTAILSGGFNYFGNYLKSKLDVDYVFANELEVADGKLTGRHVGEIMDGEKKAEMLKLLAFKEDLHLEQVIAVGDGSNDLPMIQLAGLGIAFHAKPKVQETAKNAISEVGLDALLYLIGFRDREIYD; the protein is encoded by the coding sequence ATGCAAAAAGGACGCGAAATTATTCTACTCAATATATCAGGCGCTGATAAAGCCGGATTGACGGTGTCGCTAACAGAGATATTAGCGCAATACGAAGTAAATATACTGGATATCGGACAGGCAGTTATTCACGAACATCTCGGATTGGGTATTTTGTTTGAGTTATCGGCAAAAGCAGATTCTTCGCCAATATTGAAGGATTTGTTGTTCAAGGCGCACGAACTGGGATTGAAAGTGAAGTTTACACCCATCACCGAGGCGAGGTATGACGAATGGGTAACTCACCAGGGCAAAGAACGCTTCATTGTAACGCTGCTGGCACGTAAATTAACTGCCTTGCAGCTGGCAAAAGTAACCTCGGCTATTTCAAAGCAAGGCTTAAATATTGATATTATCTCTCGTCTGTCAGGGCGGATTCCGCTCAACGATGATAAGGGAAATGTCAAAAGTGTGGTTGAATTTTCGGTTCGTGGAACCCCTCACGATAAAGAATTACTAAAACGGACGTTTATTGAAATCAGCACCGAAACCGGTGTCGACATTGCTTTTCAGGTTGATAATATGTACCGACGCAATCGTCGTTTGGTTTGTTTTGATATGGACTCCACAATTATTCAGGCTGAAGTGATTGATGAATTAGCCCGCAAGGCTGGTGTTTATGCTGAGGTGAGTGCGATTACCGAGTCAGCTATGCGAGGAGAGCTTGATTTTAAGGAAAGTTTCGAGAAGCGCATTGGCTTGCTAAAAGGGCTGGATGTATCGGTCATGAGTGAGATTGCCGAGCAGCTACCCCTTACCGAAGGGGCTGAGCGTTTGTTCCGGACACTTAAAAAGTTTGGCTATAAAACGGCGATCTTGTCTGGTGGGTTTAACTATTTTGGCAACTACCTGAAATCGAAGTTGGATGTCGATTATGTGTTTGCCAATGAACTGGAGGTGGCCGACGGCAAATTGACCGGGCGGCATGTAGGCGAAATAATGGATGGCGAGAAAAAAGCAGAGATGCTGAAATTATTGGCCTTTAAAGAAGATTTACATTTGGAGCAGGTCATTGCGGTAGGAGATGGATCGAACGACTTACCCATGATTCAATTAGCGGGATTGGGTATTGCTTTTCATGCCAAGCCCAAAGTTCAGGAAACTGCTAAAAACGCCATTTCCGAAGTCGGTCTCGATGCGCTCCTTTATTTAATTGGTTTTCGTGATCGGGAAATATACGATTAA
- a CDS encoding cation transporter, which produces MKAKLFGLVTIFLMTTAVVFAGEKTEKFKVYGNCGMCEKRIEKAAKSVDGVSTADWDKKTKMMEVTLDDSKTDVHKVHMAIAKAGHDTKMHKAKNEVYNELPGCCQYDRAAEEKAESHDGHKH; this is translated from the coding sequence ATGAAAGCAAAACTTTTTGGATTAGTAACAATTTTCCTGATGACAACAGCGGTTGTTTTTGCAGGAGAGAAAACAGAGAAATTTAAAGTGTATGGGAACTGCGGTATGTGTGAAAAACGCATCGAAAAAGCAGCGAAGTCGGTTGATGGTGTATCAACTGCCGATTGGGACAAAAAAACCAAAATGATGGAAGTAACGCTGGACGATAGCAAAACCGATGTACACAAAGTGCATATGGCCATTGCCAAAGCCGGGCATGACACCAAGATGCACAAAGCAAAAAACGAAGTTTACAATGAACTTCCCGGTTGCTGCCAATACGATCGTGCTGCTGAAGAAAAAGCAGAATCTCACGATGGACACAAGCATTAA